The Metabacillus schmidteae genome includes a region encoding these proteins:
- a CDS encoding S8 family peptidase, with the protein MKKLFLTILVFFTFFSYSLNVSASSELTEGKNVILLFNEKVDDKIIAENNGTILHTFENIPAVSASFPITVSLSELEEDHKLKVIVPEKKVEIMSQSNNWGFDLLEANRFADNNLTGKNTKIAVIDTGIDTQHEDLRVAGGKSFVSYTDSYNDDNGHGSHIAGIIAALQNNVGITGIAPNANVYSLKAFNQNGEGTTIDLAEAIDYAMEINSDVINLSFEYNTYDPIVEALLNEAYKQNILIVGAAGNSGSAISYPAVHSSVIAVGAIENNLKKASFSSTGSALEVVAPGVDINSTWKNNKYNSMSGTSMATAFISGYLAVLKEAHPTASATELRNLLHSNTKDLGKPGKDTSYGYGLVENFLPKGEKVVEEEDEVTAPNNDEQQEKYSTYFKAIKSSPPLYIRDANGQLIKAGTLEKNTVYPRVRDYGNWHEIKFGQQFAYIHKDHTEPISDTSGYSIAQGTNEGTENLTTLTSTTVYNSSNGKLSKIGEIEKGMKYTIEADYGNWVIINFSGRKAYINKNNINIQKQTNIYRANDNLSLYVKANGKLIKKATILKNQTFKQERDYGNWHEVSFGHTKGYVYKSQTTAVYNKSLDNLTSTSTSFKTDRNQTVYRKENGKLVPLVDLEKGVSYPMVSDYGNWVIVSVAGSKGYIYKENVTFTFNKTDTTFSPTIDHLPIYQNKPGNLVEIGTIKKGETFTRISDYGNWHKIQIGDDIGFVYKEKTMPIRTIQKPMSVSKSTLRFKTVQQGNVYDNSSNELTLIANLNPNQAFSSISWYGDWLKIDIAGRIGFIHKNNIKLQ; encoded by the coding sequence ATGAAAAAACTATTCCTCACCATTCTAGTATTCTTCACATTTTTCTCATACAGTTTAAATGTAAGTGCTAGTAGTGAGTTAACTGAAGGTAAAAATGTCATCCTATTATTTAATGAAAAAGTTGACGATAAAATAATAGCCGAAAATAATGGAACTATTTTGCATACCTTCGAGAATATTCCTGCAGTATCTGCATCATTTCCTATTACAGTAAGTCTTTCAGAATTAGAGGAAGATCATAAACTAAAAGTTATTGTACCTGAAAAAAAAGTTGAGATTATGTCTCAATCGAATAATTGGGGTTTTGATTTATTAGAAGCAAATCGATTCGCAGATAATAATCTTACTGGTAAAAACACTAAAATTGCTGTTATAGATACTGGTATAGATACCCAGCATGAAGACTTAAGAGTTGCTGGAGGTAAATCTTTCGTGAGTTATACAGATTCCTATAATGACGACAATGGACACGGAAGTCATATTGCTGGAATTATTGCAGCACTACAAAATAATGTGGGGATAACAGGAATAGCACCTAATGCGAATGTTTATTCACTAAAAGCATTTAACCAAAACGGTGAAGGAACAACAATTGACCTGGCAGAAGCAATTGATTATGCAATGGAAATAAATTCAGATGTAATTAATTTAAGTTTTGAATACAATACCTATGACCCTATAGTTGAGGCATTACTAAACGAGGCATACAAACAAAATATTTTAATAGTAGGTGCAGCGGGTAATAGTGGCTCTGCTATTTCTTATCCAGCTGTACATTCTTCGGTTATAGCTGTTGGTGCAATTGAGAATAACCTTAAAAAGGCAAGCTTCTCATCAACTGGTAGTGCATTAGAGGTTGTTGCTCCTGGAGTAGACATCAATAGTACTTGGAAGAACAACAAGTATAATAGTATGTCAGGAACATCTATGGCAACAGCATTTATTTCTGGTTATCTAGCAGTCTTAAAAGAAGCGCACCCTACTGCATCAGCAACCGAACTTAGAAATTTATTACATTCTAATACAAAAGACCTTGGTAAGCCTGGAAAAGACACTTCCTATGGTTATGGTCTTGTAGAAAACTTTCTTCCTAAAGGAGAAAAAGTTGTAGAAGAGGAAGATGAGGTCACAGCTCCTAATAATGATGAACAACAAGAAAAATATTCAACTTATTTTAAAGCCATAAAGTCTTCACCACCTCTCTATATCAGGGATGCTAATGGTCAATTAATCAAGGCTGGTACACTTGAAAAAAATACTGTATACCCAAGAGTTCGTGATTACGGTAATTGGCACGAAATAAAATTCGGACAACAATTTGCTTATATTCATAAAGACCATACCGAACCTATATCAGATACTAGTGGCTATAGTATAGCTCAAGGTACTAATGAAGGGACAGAAAATCTCACAACATTAACATCTACAACTGTTTATAATAGCTCAAATGGTAAGCTTTCAAAAATTGGTGAGATTGAAAAAGGCATGAAATATACAATTGAAGCAGACTATGGTAACTGGGTCATTATTAACTTTTCTGGCAGAAAGGCTTATATCAACAAAAATAATATTAATATTCAAAAACAGACTAATATATATCGAGCAAACGATAACCTTTCACTTTATGTTAAAGCGAATGGCAAGTTAATTAAAAAAGCGACAATCTTAAAAAATCAAACCTTTAAACAAGAAAGAGATTATGGCAATTGGCATGAAGTATCCTTCGGACATACTAAAGGATATGTATATAAGTCACAGACAACTGCAGTCTACAACAAATCGCTGGATAACTTAACGAGTACTTCTACCTCTTTTAAAACAGATAGAAATCAAACAGTATACAGAAAAGAAAACGGAAAATTAGTTCCACTTGTTGATTTAGAAAAAGGTGTATCTTACCCAATGGTCTCTGATTATGGTAATTGGGTTATTGTTTCCGTTGCCGGGAGCAAGGGCTATATTTACAAGGAAAATGTAACCTTCACGTTTAATAAAACGGACACTACTTTCTCCCCGACTATTGATCATTTACCTATTTATCAAAATAAACCAGGAAATTTAGTTGAAATAGGTACTATTAAAAAGGGTGAAACATTTACTAGAATTAGTGATTACGGAAATTGGCATAAGATTCAAATTGGAGATGACATTGGTTTTGTTTATAAGGAAAAGACAATGCCCATACGAACTATCCAAAAGCCTATGTCTGTCTCTAAATCAACTTTGAGATTTAAAACAGTTCAGCAAGGAAATGTATATGATAATTCATCTAATGAATTAACTTTAATTGCTAATTTAAATCCAAACCAAGCCTTTTCATCCATATCATGGTATGGTGATTGGTTAAAAATTGACATCGCTGGAAGAATCGGCTTTATTCACAAAAACAATATAAAACTTCAATAA
- a CDS encoding M14 family metallopeptidase: MLRNKIFHSFITVILLLSCFPFSAFAEMNEEKPQEEWITLTALKDTVIVDDGENELFTIKEDAIFYGYIIEDKTLINWNDTAFEVPTETVQEIDNVGVLGEDIPTLSVDEQVKENVRTLENTAIAYSEGNRESEIVAEINKGTSINIVEENDEYVSVLIGNRIGYIFVSDLEVLPEDNNPSQVKEEKTDSTEEPVAEEEPVAEEEQAAEEESNAEDEEAKGEEPKEAPSMTSNQTTEKIKVSSFNPETKYFEITSDTTVYVKSGKDLVKAGELLKGQTFQRIRDYGNWHEIKYGDQFAYVWKETTAPAKKGTLIFNTSKAEKETFKVIKTATVYDNQSGKLIPITNIEKEIKYPVLSDYGNWFKIDVAGRVAYIHKDNVELIITSSEYFQTTEDDLALYRKSGSKLVRVATLEGGTIFTRKRDYGNWHEVQIGNQVGYVWKKSTKYVLNKPENTNTSYNSNGGQIKVIQASTVYDNSGGTLREIGQLDKGVTYDILSRYGNWYRIELSGVVGYVYHSNVEEVFTSKTQYFEAKEDVAVYDNRNGNLVQVGNLIQGQHYKRIADYGNWHKIQFSDHFGYVYKSSTKPSSASKIKNKATSDSVYGYATPKNDVIVYDNTSKTLVPFGVLKKGVKYKVESPYGKWLKVNYAGRYGYIQKDQVDLKVENVLKPKNIVDPMQTYTYETMVKDLKEIEKSYPGLAKLSSIGKSVDGRELYALKLGKGKTEILIHGSHHAREWITTNLVMEKIDQYAYLYATNGKMDGYNVKEVLNNTTIWFVPMVNPDGVTLVQKGHTSAKNPSNVLKINGGSKDFSAWKANIRGVDLNRQYPANWNYIVGNTGKPSPDNYKGPKPLSEPESRAMVDFANQHDFKTAVSYHSSGQIIYWQFNQTGERLKRDQKLANKVSDKTGYSLVPIKKNPSGGGFNDWFLTYKKNPGFTPELSPYVGPRPVPLRNFNKIWRENNSLGLILAKEAYENRNKR; encoded by the coding sequence GTGTTAAGAAACAAAATTTTTCATAGCTTTATAACTGTTATCCTGTTACTAAGTTGTTTTCCATTTTCTGCATTTGCTGAAATGAATGAGGAGAAACCACAAGAAGAATGGATAACATTAACTGCATTGAAGGATACAGTAATTGTTGATGACGGTGAAAATGAATTATTTACGATAAAAGAGGATGCCATCTTTTATGGTTATATAATAGAAGATAAAACTCTTATTAATTGGAATGATACTGCATTTGAAGTACCTACTGAAACGGTTCAAGAAATAGATAATGTAGGTGTCCTCGGCGAGGACATTCCAACACTTTCAGTGGATGAGCAAGTAAAAGAAAACGTCCGAACACTAGAAAATACAGCTATTGCATACTCAGAAGGAAACCGGGAATCTGAGATCGTTGCTGAAATAAATAAAGGAACTTCTATAAATATAGTAGAAGAAAATGATGAGTATGTATCAGTTTTAATCGGTAACAGAATTGGATACATATTTGTTTCCGATCTTGAAGTTTTACCTGAAGATAATAATCCCAGCCAAGTGAAAGAAGAAAAAACGGATAGCACAGAAGAACCTGTAGCAGAGGAAGAACCTGTAGCAGAGGAAGAACAAGCTGCAGAGGAAGAATCTAATGCAGAAGATGAAGAAGCTAAAGGGGAAGAACCGAAAGAAGCACCCTCAATGACTTCTAACCAGACAACAGAGAAGATAAAGGTTAGTAGTTTCAATCCAGAAACAAAGTATTTTGAGATAACCTCTGATACAACAGTATATGTAAAGTCAGGAAAAGATTTAGTTAAAGCAGGTGAACTCTTAAAAGGTCAGACTTTCCAAAGAATTAGAGATTATGGAAATTGGCATGAGATTAAGTATGGAGACCAGTTTGCTTATGTTTGGAAAGAGACCACAGCTCCAGCCAAAAAAGGAACGCTGATTTTTAATACTTCTAAGGCAGAAAAAGAGACGTTTAAAGTAATAAAAACAGCAACAGTTTATGACAACCAATCAGGAAAATTGATACCAATTACAAATATAGAAAAAGAAATCAAGTATCCTGTATTAAGTGATTATGGTAACTGGTTTAAAATTGATGTTGCTGGAAGAGTAGCCTATATTCATAAAGATAATGTAGAGTTAATTATTACATCATCTGAATATTTCCAAACAACTGAAGATGACCTTGCGTTGTATCGTAAATCAGGTAGTAAATTAGTAAGAGTAGCTACGCTTGAAGGCGGTACAATCTTTACAAGAAAGCGTGACTATGGAAATTGGCATGAAGTGCAAATCGGAAATCAAGTAGGCTATGTCTGGAAGAAGTCTACAAAGTACGTACTAAATAAGCCTGAAAATACCAACACCTCTTACAACTCAAATGGTGGACAAATCAAGGTTATCCAAGCCTCAACTGTATATGATAACAGTGGAGGTACGTTAAGAGAAATTGGCCAGCTTGATAAGGGTGTAACATATGATATCCTTTCGAGATATGGAAACTGGTATCGTATTGAACTCTCAGGTGTGGTAGGTTATGTATACCATAGTAATGTTGAAGAAGTGTTTACTTCAAAAACTCAATATTTTGAAGCAAAAGAGGATGTAGCAGTTTATGACAACCGTAATGGTAATTTAGTCCAAGTGGGTAATTTAATTCAAGGACAACACTATAAGCGGATAGCTGATTATGGAAACTGGCATAAAATTCAATTTTCCGATCATTTTGGATATGTTTATAAAAGCTCAACAAAACCATCCTCCGCATCAAAAATAAAAAATAAAGCAACATCGGATAGTGTTTATGGATATGCAACTCCAAAGAATGATGTCATTGTGTATGACAACACTTCAAAAACATTAGTTCCGTTTGGGGTACTGAAAAAAGGAGTTAAATATAAAGTTGAAAGTCCATATGGGAAATGGCTAAAAGTAAATTATGCCGGACGCTATGGATATATTCAAAAAGATCAAGTAGATTTAAAGGTAGAAAATGTCTTAAAACCGAAGAATATTGTTGATCCAATGCAAACATATACGTATGAAACAATGGTTAAGGATTTAAAAGAAATTGAGAAATCTTATCCAGGGCTTGCTAAATTATCAAGCATTGGTAAATCTGTTGACGGAAGAGAATTATATGCTTTAAAGCTTGGAAAAGGGAAAACTGAAATCCTTATTCACGGCTCCCACCATGCAAGAGAATGGATAACAACAAATCTTGTTATGGAAAAAATAGATCAATATGCCTATTTGTATGCTACAAATGGCAAAATGGATGGATATAATGTGAAGGAAGTTCTGAACAATACAACTATTTGGTTTGTGCCAATGGTAAATCCAGATGGTGTTACACTTGTTCAAAAAGGACATACTTCCGCAAAAAATCCAAGTAATGTTCTTAAGATTAATGGCGGTAGTAAGGATTTCTCAGCTTGGAAAGCAAATATCCGTGGAGTAGATCTAAACAGGCAATACCCGGCAAATTGGAATTATATTGTTGGGAATACTGGAAAACCATCACCAGATAATTACAAAGGACCTAAGCCATTAAGTGAACCTGAATCAAGAGCAATGGTTGATTTTGCAAATCAGCATGATTTTAAGACAGCTGTTTCATACCATTCATCAGGTCAAATCATTTACTGGCAATTTAATCAAACAGGAGAACGCTTAAAGAGGGACCAGAAACTTGCTAATAAGGTAAGTGATAAAACTGGCTATTCTTTAGTACCAATTAAGAAAAATCCAAGTGGTGGAGGCTTTAATGACTGGTTTCTTACTTATAAGAAAAACCCTGGTTTTACCCCAGAACTTTCACCGTATGTAGGACCAAGGCCAGTTCCGTTACGAAACTTCAATAAAATTTGGAGAGAAAATAATTCTTTAGGATTAATTCTTGCAAAAGAAGCATACGAAAATCGAAATAAAAGATAA
- the wecB gene encoding non-hydrolyzing UDP-N-acetylglucosamine 2-epimerase, with protein sequence MDHKIKIMTIFGTRPEAIKMAPLVLELEKYPEEIDSIVTVTAQHRQMLDQVLELFKVTPDHDLNIMKDRQTLTGVTTRALEGLDEVMKEVKPDLVLVHGDTTTTFVASLAAFYNQIAVGHVEAGLRTWNKYSPFPEEVNRQITGVIADLHFSPTDKSEQNLLQENKKAESIYVTGNTAIDALKTTVNDSYRHEVLDKVGSDRFILLTAHRRENLGEPMRNMFRAIKRLVTEHDDVQVVYPVHLNPAVREVADEILGDDTRIHLIEPLGVYDFHNFASRAHIILTDSGGVQEEAPSLGVPVLVLRDTTERPEGIEAGTLKLAGTDEETIYQMAYELLNDKNAYEKMSQASNPYGDGNASSRIVRAILHHFGKREEKPESFRP encoded by the coding sequence ATGGACCATAAAATAAAAATAATGACAATCTTTGGAACAAGACCAGAAGCCATTAAAATGGCACCACTTGTTCTAGAGCTAGAAAAATACCCAGAGGAAATTGACTCAATCGTAACTGTTACAGCTCAGCATAGACAAATGCTTGATCAGGTTCTTGAGCTATTTAAAGTAACACCGGATCACGACTTAAATATTATGAAGGACCGTCAAACGTTAACAGGTGTGACAACACGTGCACTTGAAGGTTTAGATGAGGTGATGAAAGAGGTTAAACCAGATCTAGTTCTTGTACATGGTGATACAACTACTACATTTGTAGCAAGTTTAGCTGCTTTCTACAATCAAATTGCAGTTGGTCACGTAGAGGCTGGTTTAAGAACATGGAATAAGTACTCACCGTTCCCTGAGGAAGTAAATCGCCAAATTACAGGTGTAATTGCTGATTTGCATTTCTCACCAACTGATAAGTCAGAGCAAAATTTACTTCAAGAAAACAAAAAGGCTGAATCCATTTATGTAACTGGTAATACAGCTATTGATGCTCTGAAAACAACTGTTAATGATTCTTACAGACATGAAGTACTAGATAAAGTAGGTTCTGATCGTTTTATTTTGTTAACGGCTCATCGCAGGGAAAACCTTGGAGAGCCTATGAGAAATATGTTCCGTGCAATTAAACGCCTTGTTACAGAGCATGATGATGTTCAAGTTGTTTATCCTGTACATTTAAACCCTGCAGTTCGTGAGGTAGCGGATGAGATTCTGGGTGATGACACTCGAATCCACTTAATTGAACCACTTGGTGTTTATGATTTCCATAACTTTGCATCACGTGCTCATATTATTTTAACTGATTCTGGCGGTGTCCAAGAGGAAGCACCTTCTCTAGGGGTACCTGTTCTTGTATTGCGAGATACAACCGAACGTCCTGAAGGAATTGAAGCTGGTACGTTAAAACTAGCAGGTACTGATGAAGAAACAATTTATCAAATGGCTTATGAGCTTTTAAACGATAAGAATGCTTATGAAAAAATGTCACAAGCATCTAATCCTTATGGTGATGGAAATGCATCAAGCCGTATCGTAAGAGCGATTTTACACCATTTTGGAAAACGTGAAGAAAAACCTGAATCTTTTAGACCGTAA
- a CDS encoding L,D-transpeptidase family protein — translation MKFKSMLFFVLLVGVLLGITPKDTFAASENLEVVRDNAPLYVLANSKLKKIIELTEGATIKHEGDYGKWYKVRVGREIGFINKQQVKLTTSKLKGSFQSVPSYLGSIKTTSDVAVYDNSTGKLVVFGELKGNRTYPVVKDYGNWLQIAVGERIVYVYKSNVINQFTKETKMFKVDSSSAPVYINRNGKLIEIATLQSGTVFQRTSDYGNWHKIDYAGQTAFIYHSNVTPIYKQGNTLKKSSNKQYNVKRESPVYVKKNNKLVQVSSVKEGTTVSITRPYGNWYEVSVANQTGYMYKSNLTEKNALTEKLSKQTKYSQILVVTASSNNSYKAEAVLYEKNGDEWEKTLSSPAVLGKLGVTSSKKEGDKKSPVGLYAIGHGFGVNRPANTKVPFKVTSNQDYWIDDTTSSDYNKWVKYSGDPNEKWNSFERMTNSLYKYGLVVEYNMNPIVKGKGSAIFIHVWRNQDSPTLGCIALPESNVLTLLKEIDPKRNPAVIIGTEADIMKTL, via the coding sequence TTGAAATTTAAAAGTATGCTATTTTTTGTTTTACTTGTTGGGGTACTGCTTGGTATTACACCTAAAGATACTTTCGCAGCTAGTGAAAACTTAGAGGTTGTTAGAGATAATGCTCCTTTATATGTTTTAGCTAATAGTAAGTTAAAAAAGATTATTGAATTGACTGAGGGAGCAACGATTAAACATGAAGGAGATTATGGAAAATGGTATAAAGTAAGGGTTGGAAGAGAAATTGGTTTTATTAATAAGCAACAAGTGAAACTAACTACATCAAAATTAAAAGGTTCGTTCCAATCAGTGCCTTCATATCTTGGCTCGATTAAAACCACTAGTGATGTTGCAGTATATGATAACAGTACTGGGAAATTAGTAGTGTTTGGTGAATTGAAGGGAAATAGGACTTATCCGGTTGTTAAGGATTATGGTAATTGGCTGCAGATTGCTGTTGGGGAACGAATTGTTTATGTTTACAAAAGTAATGTAATTAATCAGTTCACTAAAGAAACAAAGATGTTTAAAGTAGATTCCTCATCAGCTCCTGTTTATATTAACAGAAATGGAAAATTGATTGAAATTGCAACGTTACAATCAGGAACTGTTTTTCAACGAACAAGTGATTATGGGAATTGGCATAAAATAGATTATGCCGGACAAACAGCATTTATATATCACTCAAATGTAACACCAATTTATAAACAAGGTAATACTTTGAAGAAGAGTTCGAATAAACAATATAATGTAAAAAGAGAAAGCCCAGTCTATGTTAAGAAAAATAATAAGTTAGTGCAAGTGTCCAGTGTCAAAGAAGGAACAACTGTTTCGATTACTAGACCATACGGAAATTGGTATGAGGTATCAGTAGCAAACCAAACTGGATATATGTATAAAAGCAACCTAACTGAAAAAAATGCACTAACTGAGAAGCTATCAAAACAAACAAAATATAGTCAAATACTAGTCGTTACTGCAAGTTCAAATAATTCTTATAAAGCAGAAGCTGTACTCTATGAAAAGAATGGTGATGAGTGGGAGAAAACATTGTCCTCTCCTGCAGTACTTGGGAAATTAGGTGTTACTTCCTCTAAAAAGGAAGGGGATAAAAAATCACCTGTTGGTTTATATGCAATAGGACATGGTTTTGGAGTGAACAGACCAGCTAATACAAAAGTTCCTTTTAAAGTGACTTCTAATCAGGATTACTGGATTGATGATACAACTTCATCAGATTATAACAAGTGGGTAAAGTATAGCGGAGATCCAAATGAAAAATGGAATTCCTTTGAAAGAATGACGAATTCGTTATATAAATACGGGCTCGTTGTCGAATACAATATGAATCCAATCGTAAAAGGGAAGGGAAGTGCGATATTTATCCATGTTTGGAGGAATCAGGACAGTCCTACATTAGGCTGTATTGCACTACCTGAATCAAATGTTCTTACTTTATTAAAGGAAATTGACCCGAAAAGAAATCCTGCAGTGATTATTGGAACTGAAGCCGATATCATGAAAACTCTATAA
- a CDS encoding SH3 domain-containing protein — MLVPILPSKTSFAESSDLPSTYQTNKDVEVVNESGQKIALLEKGFLFYSNLESDVGEQIPFIFQNEEIYLDTEDTDSYQEENAPEYVEFGPTSVLKTVTSDSDIPVFDTEELQTVVASISKGTAINIIHEKEDFYSIQLGNRLAFISKKSFEKASVDENESVEQDIKNSENVEGTPTGEQTAAEEGTDAAQEDVVVTEETTEENVEATTEKINDEVIPVETEESKKEETATDEAVENKEETASVMNAKVSNKSFSTKDKYFKVSDSDVAIYDNRSGDLELIGYLEAGQVYPRVSDYGNWHRIKFGNYYGYVSKTGTDPSGNNLKNLNTSYENSGKFVTVGTDLPVYDNSSGKLVQFATIKKGQRYPIISDYGNWYRIDVSGRVGYIHKDNLSNDTATKNKFYEVLENNLPIYDNRSGSLKAVGSLKKGQVIEKKGDYGNWHKVQFNDIEGFVWKGSTRAVENVSFGILNNGGVPNGLQVKTFQDVPVYDNSSSKLVQLATIESGQTFRILYDYGNWWRVDVAGRVGYVHKTRVDAVFSKNATLFKVDQPTTPVYDNSSGKLVKVGELMKGQIYQRSRSYGRWHEINFGDGVAYVKVNTTQPASSASGGIFNNGSYKNSSKSFVTEQTVKVYDNSGKELKQFAQLDKGIRYPIVSDYGKWWRIDVSGRIGYVSKNDVLSGKVSYESSTIYDYSLQEIVDIQMNADPQTDTYSGEKAYISAAYVSANAEGPFPQSGTIIASSLNVRESANVGAHIYGKLKNGEKVNLLGYKDGWYEIELKYGWYNAKSDDVKHYVDPGSFNLNTSAVYQFLLLSKSTGIHESELNMILNGKGILEGKGKTFSEASAKYQINEIYLISHALLETGNGGANNPGQESLGTGITVTEVNGQAVTPKKVYNMYGIGAYDKCATKCGSEFAYEQDWTTPEKAIIGGAKFVADSYIHNGSHQQDTLYKMRWNPGTPGTHQYATDIGWAAKQVNNMNKLYGMLQNYTVYFDIPVYK; from the coding sequence ATGCTAGTCCCGATCTTACCATCGAAAACTAGTTTTGCAGAGTCCTCTGATTTACCTAGTACCTATCAAACAAATAAAGATGTTGAGGTAGTGAATGAATCAGGACAAAAAATAGCACTTCTTGAAAAAGGATTTCTATTCTATTCAAATCTTGAAAGTGATGTAGGGGAGCAAATTCCATTCATTTTTCAAAATGAAGAAATATATTTGGATACAGAAGATACAGATTCCTATCAAGAAGAAAATGCACCTGAGTATGTAGAGTTTGGACCAACATCAGTATTAAAAACTGTAACATCAGATAGTGATATTCCAGTTTTTGATACGGAAGAACTGCAAACAGTTGTCGCTTCAATATCTAAGGGAACAGCTATTAATATTATTCATGAGAAAGAAGATTTTTATTCCATTCAATTGGGTAATCGTCTCGCATTTATCTCGAAAAAAAGTTTTGAAAAAGCAAGTGTAGATGAAAATGAATCAGTCGAACAAGACATTAAAAACTCCGAAAATGTTGAGGGGACTCCTACTGGTGAACAGACTGCTGCTGAAGAAGGAACAGATGCTGCCCAGGAAGATGTAGTTGTCACAGAAGAAACGACTGAGGAAAATGTAGAAGCTACAACTGAAAAAATTAATGACGAAGTAATACCTGTTGAGACAGAGGAATCGAAAAAAGAAGAAACTGCAACAGATGAAGCCGTTGAAAACAAAGAAGAAACAGCTTCAGTAATGAATGCAAAAGTTTCGAATAAAAGCTTCTCAACTAAAGATAAGTATTTTAAAGTTTCAGATAGTGATGTAGCAATATATGATAACCGTTCCGGTGATCTTGAACTAATAGGCTATTTAGAAGCTGGTCAAGTATATCCAAGAGTAAGTGATTATGGTAACTGGCATCGTATTAAGTTTGGGAATTACTATGGCTATGTAAGTAAAACGGGGACAGACCCTTCCGGGAATAATTTAAAGAATTTGAATACTTCTTATGAAAATTCTGGTAAATTTGTGACAGTTGGAACTGATTTGCCTGTTTATGATAATAGCTCGGGTAAGCTTGTGCAGTTTGCGACAATTAAGAAGGGACAAAGATATCCAATCATAAGTGATTATGGAAATTGGTACCGCATCGATGTTTCTGGGCGTGTAGGCTATATCCATAAAGACAACTTGTCTAATGATACTGCAACGAAAAATAAATTTTATGAAGTTCTGGAAAATAACTTGCCTATTTATGATAATCGGAGCGGTAGCTTAAAGGCTGTTGGATCATTAAAAAAAGGACAAGTGATTGAAAAAAAAGGTGATTATGGAAATTGGCATAAAGTCCAGTTTAATGACATTGAAGGTTTTGTTTGGAAAGGCTCTACACGAGCAGTAGAAAATGTTAGTTTTGGCATCTTGAATAATGGAGGAGTGCCAAATGGCCTCCAGGTGAAAACTTTCCAAGATGTACCTGTATATGACAACTCATCAAGTAAATTAGTTCAACTTGCCACTATCGAAAGTGGGCAAACCTTCCGTATTCTATATGATTATGGAAACTGGTGGCGTGTAGATGTTGCTGGTCGAGTAGGTTATGTTCATAAAACTAGAGTGGATGCTGTATTCAGTAAGAATGCAACCTTATTTAAAGTAGATCAACCAACAACTCCTGTTTATGATAATAGTTCAGGTAAGTTAGTGAAGGTTGGAGAGCTGATGAAAGGTCAAATTTACCAAAGATCACGTAGCTACGGAAGATGGCATGAAATAAACTTTGGTGATGGTGTGGCATATGTGAAAGTAAACACTACTCAGCCTGCTAGCAGCGCATCTGGTGGAATCTTTAATAACGGAAGCTATAAAAATTCATCTAAGAGCTTTGTCACTGAACAAACGGTTAAAGTTTATGACAATTCAGGAAAAGAACTGAAACAATTTGCTCAGCTTGATAAAGGAATTAGATATCCGATCGTAAGTGACTATGGTAAATGGTGGCGCATTGACGTATCTGGTCGAATTGGCTATGTAAGCAAAAATGATGTGTTGTCTGGAAAAGTATCATATGAATCATCAACGATTTATGATTATTCTCTACAAGAAATTGTTGATATTCAAATGAATGCTGACCCTCAGACCGATACGTATTCTGGGGAAAAAGCTTATATTTCTGCAGCTTATGTTTCAGCTAATGCGGAAGGGCCTTTTCCACAAAGTGGAACTATAATTGCATCTTCCTTGAATGTGAGGGAATCTGCAAATGTAGGGGCACATATATATGGTAAGCTTAAAAACGGTGAAAAAGTTAACTTGCTTGGATACAAAGATGGCTGGTACGAAATTGAGCTGAAGTATGGATGGTACAATGCTAAAAGTGATGACGTTAAACATTACGTTGATCCTGGTAGTTTTAATTTAAACACTTCAGCAGTCTATCAATTTTTACTTCTATCTAAAAGTACTGGTATTCATGAAAGTGAGTTAAATATGATTTTAAATGGAAAAGGTATTCTTGAAGGGAAGGGTAAAACCTTCTCAGAGGCGAGTGCAAAGTATCAAATTAATGAAATTTACTTAATTTCACATGCATTATTGGAAACAGGTAATGGTGGAGCTAATAATCCTGGACAAGAAAGCTTAGGAACTGGTATTACAGTTACTGAAGTTAATGGTCAGGCAGTAACACCTAAGAAAGTTTACAATATGTACGGTATCGGTGCGTATGATAAATGTGCTACAAAATGTGGTTCTGAATTTGCCTACGAGCAAGACTGGACAACTCCTGAAAAAGCAATTATCGGTGGTGCAAAATTTGTTGCTGACAGTTATATTCACAATGGATCCCATCAACAAGATACTTTATATAAGATGAGATGGAACCCTGGAACACCTGGTACACATCAATATGCAACCGATATTGGCTGGGCAGCTAAGCAAGTAAATAATATGAATAAGCTATATGGTATGCTTCAAAATTACACAGTTTATTTTGATATACCTGTGTATAAATAA